One genomic window of Cellulophaga sp. Hel_I_12 includes the following:
- a CDS encoding type IV toxin-antitoxin system AbiEi family antitoxin has protein sequence MSLEKEQKINALLQDWPQNAVYLTSWLVANGYSDQLLSRYKKSNWITPLNNGAFVKSGDTATIEGAVFALQSQGKVSIHPGGKSALNLLGKAHYLEFSRQQFTLFGDENERIPSWLKNYNWGMEINYYSTSFLPADIGLTEIEVNGFSIKVSGAARAIMECLYLAPKKQDLKECYELMEGLNNLRPNQVQQLLESCTSVKVKRLFLYLANKCQHPWLEFVKVENIDLGKGKRQIVVDGVYNPEYKITIPKNLVDE, from the coding sequence ATGAGTTTAGAAAAAGAACAAAAAATAAACGCTCTTTTGCAAGATTGGCCACAGAATGCCGTGTATCTTACTTCATGGTTAGTAGCGAATGGGTATTCTGATCAGTTATTGAGTAGATATAAAAAAAGCAATTGGATAACCCCTTTAAATAATGGAGCTTTTGTAAAAAGCGGTGACACTGCAACCATCGAAGGAGCCGTATTTGCTTTGCAATCGCAAGGTAAGGTCAGTATACATCCAGGTGGCAAATCAGCTTTAAATCTTTTAGGAAAGGCTCATTATCTAGAATTTTCAAGACAGCAGTTTACACTTTTTGGAGATGAAAATGAGCGCATCCCTTCTTGGTTGAAAAATTATAATTGGGGTATGGAGATAAATTATTATTCTACGTCATTTCTGCCTGCTGATATTGGTTTGACAGAAATAGAAGTTAATGGATTTTCTATTAAAGTATCGGGTGCAGCACGAGCAATCATGGAGTGTTTGTATTTAGCTCCTAAAAAGCAAGATTTAAAAGAATGCTATGAGCTTATGGAAGGGTTAAATAATTTACGTCCTAATCAAGTACAACAACTGCTAGAATCTTGTACATCCGTAAAAGTAAAACGATTGTTTTTATATCTGGCTAATAAGTGTCAACATCCGTGGCTAGAATTTGTAAAAGTTGAGAATATTGACTTAGGAAAAGGGAAACGACAAATCGTTGTTGATGGTGTGTATAACCCAGAATATAAAATAACGATTCCTAAAAATTTGGTGGATGAATAA
- a CDS encoding GIY-YIG nuclease family protein, whose product MDKKKTLEDIFNDDEFGILDSKAKESNVKTEDERLIESFQEINAFFEKNNREPEATNVTEFKLLSRLKALRKDSKKVEILKSYDTHNLLNTKEEIKSVADILNDDDLGILDTEETLSIFKLTNVPSSTERAESDFVAQRKAMKDKEFLSYESMFKKVHEELKQGKRRLFTYENADKNLKAGSYYVLNGVLLFLEEANIETDNVTLPSGDRLRKDGRTRIIFENGTMSNMLYRSLDKALLHKDNDGKIVSHTETEIEKELFDNVNSVNEEDVQTGWIYVLKSKSNHKDIATIKDLYKIGYSTVPVPKRIKNAYKEPTYLFADVTIIDAYKTYNMNTQKFELLIHRFFAEACLNIDINDDTGRRMTPREWFVVPLPIIQKAFRLLESEEIVNYKYDSNIKALIKR is encoded by the coding sequence ATGGATAAAAAGAAAACATTAGAAGATATATTCAATGATGATGAGTTTGGAATATTAGATTCCAAGGCAAAAGAATCTAATGTAAAAACGGAAGATGAACGATTGATTGAATCGTTCCAAGAAATTAATGCCTTTTTTGAAAAAAACAACAGAGAACCAGAAGCAACTAATGTCACTGAATTTAAATTACTATCAAGATTAAAAGCATTACGCAAAGATTCAAAAAAAGTAGAAATTCTCAAATCCTATGACACGCATAACCTTTTAAATACAAAAGAAGAAATAAAATCGGTAGCAGATATTTTAAACGATGACGATTTAGGAATTTTAGACACCGAAGAAACATTATCTATTTTTAAGTTAACTAACGTGCCAAGCTCCACAGAAAGAGCAGAATCTGATTTTGTAGCTCAAAGAAAAGCAATGAAGGATAAGGAGTTTTTGTCCTACGAATCAATGTTTAAAAAGGTCCATGAAGAATTAAAGCAAGGCAAAAGACGGTTATTTACATATGAAAACGCTGATAAAAATTTAAAAGCAGGTTCTTATTATGTTCTAAACGGCGTGTTATTGTTTTTAGAAGAAGCAAATATTGAAACTGATAATGTCACACTTCCTTCTGGTGATAGACTTCGTAAGGATGGGCGTACACGTATCATTTTTGAAAATGGGACAATGAGTAATATGCTTTATCGCTCATTGGACAAAGCTCTTTTACATAAAGATAATGATGGTAAAATTGTTTCACATACCGAAACGGAAATAGAAAAAGAATTATTTGATAACGTAAATTCTGTAAATGAAGAAGATGTTCAGACTGGATGGATTTACGTTCTTAAATCTAAATCCAATCACAAAGATATAGCTACTATAAAGGATTTGTATAAGATTGGATATTCTACTGTTCCTGTTCCAAAGCGTATTAAAAATGCATATAAAGAACCAACTTATTTATTTGCAGATGTAACAATTATTGATGCATATAAAACCTATAATATGAATACCCAAAAGTTTGAACTGTTAATCCACCGCTTTTTTGCAGAGGCTTGTTTAAACATAGATATTAACGATGATACTGGAAGAAGAATGACACCTAGAGAATGGTTCGTTGTGCCTTTGCCTATAATTCAAAAAGCATTTCGATTATTAGAATCAGAAGAAATTGTAAACTATAAATATGATAGTAATATTAAGGCATTGATTAAAAGATAA
- a CDS encoding MlaD family protein, whose translation MAKTKLENLKLGIFVVLGTLLLVLAAYLIGNRQNMFGKTFSVSTVFKNANGLQNGNNVRFSGINVGTVKKIEMINDTTIKVHMIIDNKMLKHIKKSAIASIGSDGLVGSMLINIIPGVEEERLIQPDDELNAYSKVATQDMMNTLNTTNENAALLTADLLKVTKSLTQGKGTFGSLLNDTVMANNLHQTIINLKNTSIQANASIAEFNAIIKNIDFDESTAGVLLSDTITAGNMRNSIKNLELSSVEIHKISQDLNSLISGMKEGNGLINYVSKDSTFVQQLEKTMLNVEQGTARFNENMEALKHNFLTRGYFRKQERKAKKEEKN comes from the coding sequence ATGGCAAAAACAAAATTAGAAAATCTGAAATTAGGCATTTTTGTGGTTCTTGGCACTTTACTATTGGTTCTCGCCGCTTATTTGATTGGGAACCGACAGAATATGTTTGGAAAAACTTTTTCGGTAAGTACGGTATTTAAAAATGCTAACGGACTCCAAAATGGAAATAATGTGCGTTTCTCTGGCATTAACGTAGGCACAGTAAAGAAAATAGAAATGATTAATGACACCACCATAAAAGTGCATATGATTATTGATAATAAAATGCTAAAACATATTAAAAAGAGTGCTATTGCTTCTATTGGTTCTGACGGATTAGTGGGCAGCATGCTTATAAATATAATCCCTGGTGTAGAAGAAGAGCGCTTGATACAACCAGATGATGAACTCAACGCTTACAGTAAGGTGGCCACTCAAGATATGATGAACACCTTGAACACAACCAATGAAAATGCAGCTTTATTAACTGCTGATTTGTTGAAAGTAACAAAATCATTAACACAAGGAAAAGGTACTTTCGGTAGCTTACTTAATGATACAGTGATGGCAAATAACCTGCATCAAACAATTATCAATTTAAAAAATACAAGTATCCAAGCGAACGCTAGCATTGCTGAATTCAATGCGATTATTAAAAATATAGATTTTGATGAAAGTACTGCCGGTGTGTTACTTTCAGATACTATTACTGCTGGAAACATGCGAAATAGCATCAAAAATTTAGAATTATCTAGTGTAGAAATACATAAGATTTCACAAGATTTGAATTCTTTAATTAGCGGTATGAAAGAAGGTAATGGATTGATAAACTACGTTTCTAAAGATTCTACATTCGTACAACAATTAGAAAAAACAATGCTTAATGTGGAACAAGGAACAGCACGTTTTAATGAAAACATGGAAGCTTTAAAACACAATTTTCTAACGAGAGGTTATTTTAGAAAACAAGAACGAAAAGCAAAAAAAGAAGAAAAAAACTAA
- a CDS encoding DEAD/DEAH box helicase produces MPDIVHVTYQQTGKSKKTNEYGMREMQQKAFEARTAQYLLIKAPPASGKSRALMFIGLDKLVNQGIKKVIVAVPERSIGSSFAKTDLKKHGFFADWEPNPRYNLCTPGVEKSKVTAFLNFLESEEKILICTHATLRFAFEAIDEKQLNDCLLAIDEFHHVSVDGDNKLGIVLSSVMEKSNVHVVAMTGSFFRGDSVPILLPEDEAKFIKVKYDYYQQLNGYNYLKSLGIGYHFYQGRYTSAINEILDENKKTIIHIPSVNSGESTKDKYEEVNRIIDSIGELDYQDPDTGVLYVISKTTGKTLKIADLVHDNQKDRDKIQEYLRKVSSVDDIDIIIALGMAKEGFDWPYCEHALTVGYRGSLTEIIQIIGRATRDSENKTHSQFTNLIAQPDAEDDLVKLSVNNMLKAITASLLMEQVLAPNFKFKPKFPEEDELDGVEEDGEDYIKIRGFKLPSSQRAKDIIESDINDLKAKIMQDDQMLKAMPGNVDPEVINKVLIPKIIKETYPDLTDEEVESVRQHIVVDSVIKNGTIEEVGDKRFIRMADSFVNIDDINIDLIDTINPFQKAFEILSKSVTASVFKAIQETIDATRIQMTEEEAIILWPKIKNWIAKTGEQPSIQAFDPQERRLAEAIIFLKEQKRKAATNG; encoded by the coding sequence ATGCCAGACATCGTACACGTTACCTATCAACAAACAGGAAAAAGTAAAAAGACCAACGAATATGGTATGCGAGAAATGCAACAAAAAGCATTTGAGGCTCGTACTGCTCAATATTTGTTAATTAAAGCACCACCAGCTTCAGGTAAATCGCGTGCCTTAATGTTTATTGGGTTAGATAAATTAGTAAATCAAGGTATTAAAAAAGTAATTGTTGCAGTGCCAGAACGCTCAATTGGTAGTTCCTTTGCTAAAACAGACTTAAAAAAACATGGATTTTTTGCAGATTGGGAGCCTAACCCAAGATATAATTTATGCACACCCGGTGTAGAAAAAAGTAAGGTAACTGCATTCTTAAACTTTTTAGAAAGTGAAGAAAAAATACTTATATGTACTCACGCTACCTTGCGTTTTGCATTTGAAGCCATAGATGAAAAACAATTGAATGATTGTTTGTTAGCAATAGATGAATTTCATCACGTCTCTGTAGATGGCGATAATAAATTAGGGATTGTTTTAAGCAGTGTCATGGAAAAATCTAATGTACATGTAGTAGCCATGACAGGCTCGTTTTTTAGAGGCGATAGTGTGCCTATTTTATTACCCGAAGATGAAGCAAAGTTTATAAAGGTTAAATACGATTATTACCAACAACTAAATGGGTATAATTATTTAAAGTCGTTAGGGATTGGCTATCATTTTTACCAAGGTCGATATACATCAGCCATTAATGAAATATTGGACGAAAATAAAAAGACAATCATTCATATTCCAAGTGTCAATTCTGGTGAATCTACAAAAGATAAATATGAAGAAGTCAATAGAATTATCGATAGCATTGGTGAGTTGGATTACCAAGACCCAGATACAGGCGTTTTATATGTGATAAGTAAAACCACAGGTAAAACGTTAAAGATTGCAGATTTAGTTCACGATAACCAAAAGGATAGAGACAAAATACAAGAGTATTTACGCAAAGTTTCCAGTGTTGATGATATAGATATTATTATTGCTTTAGGGATGGCTAAAGAGGGCTTTGATTGGCCATATTGCGAACATGCATTAACGGTTGGTTATAGAGGTTCATTAACGGAAATTATTCAAATTATTGGCAGGGCAACAAGAGATAGTGAAAACAAAACCCATTCGCAGTTTACCAATTTAATTGCACAACCCGATGCCGAAGATGATTTGGTTAAATTATCTGTAAACAATATGCTCAAAGCCATCACAGCATCTTTACTAATGGAACAGGTTTTAGCACCCAATTTTAAGTTTAAACCTAAATTTCCAGAAGAAGATGAACTAGATGGTGTTGAGGAAGACGGTGAGGATTATATAAAAATACGAGGATTCAAATTACCAAGTTCGCAAAGAGCAAAAGATATCATTGAAAGTGATATTAATGACTTGAAGGCTAAAATTATGCAGGATGACCAAATGCTTAAAGCCATGCCTGGCAATGTAGACCCCGAAGTGATTAATAAAGTTTTAATACCTAAAATCATTAAAGAAACTTATCCAGATTTAACCGACGAAGAAGTTGAATCGGTACGTCAACATATTGTGGTAGATTCCGTTATTAAAAACGGAACGATTGAAGAAGTTGGAGATAAACGTTTTATACGAATGGCTGATAGCTTTGTAAATATTGACGATATAAATATTGATTTAATAGACACTATTAACCCATTTCAAAAAGCATTTGAAATTCTATCGAAATCGGTTACGGCTTCTGTTTTTAAAGCCATTCAAGAAACTATTGATGCCACTAGAATTCAAATGACCGAAGAAGAAGCTATCATTTTATGGCCCAAAATTAAAAACTGGATAGCAAAAACAGGAGAACAACCAAGCATACAAGCATTCGACCCACAAGAAAGACGTTTAGCAGAAGCCATTATATTTTTAAAAGAACAAAAGCGTAAAGCAGCAACTAATGGATAA
- a CDS encoding DNA methyltransferase, whose amino-acid sequence MNASQIEKNVTALVANFNKEEFVFDLLQAYGISKTSITRLKKGDFNLSNIKGEVLYKSKMLFKEVESGTLLNTIDELTKDPESLKHNPRFVIVTDYKTLLAKDIRTGLALDTPILDIHKHFSFFLPWAGQEKYSQKNENFADRKASYKMAKLYDILVTENPNIYDDGGHNLNIFLSRLLFCFFAEDTDIFPIEGMFTDTLSQHTKEDGSDVNIFLDRLFKVLNTQDNSKEASHFKEFPYVNGGLFKDTIVSPKFTKEARKIIMECADLNWSEINPDIFGSMIQAVVNPAYRSGLGMHYTSVPNIMKVIEPLFLNELYEEFEKHKDNTKKLRQLIYRLSKLKIFDPACGSGNFLIIAYKELRKLEIKIWQQINELEPQYSFVFTEVKLSQFYGIELDDFAHEMAILSLWLAEHQMNKFFIDELFDFGKAKPILPLKEAGHITQGNAIRIDWKAVCPIDLVDEVFILGNPPYYGTRNQKKEHKQDMAFVFRGLKNYKSLDYISAWFYIASQYINSFNAKYAFVTTNSICQGDQLSILWNNLLNNKEIFFAYEAFKWTNNAKGNAGVTVVVIGIRNLSKDDKYILNGKTKKLVQNINAYLVDGPNIQVGRMTNSISNLPKMIKGSIPADGGFLLLEETEYYKLSKNEKLKPIIKEFIGAQELIKDIKRWCLYITEDNIEDIINEKEIERRLLGVKKMREASTKIATIQLAETPYKFAEDRYYSQPCLLIPCVTSEERDYIPIGFIEEGPVIYASAQAVYNPEPWLFGVINSKMHMCWVKTVGGRLDSRIRYSSSICYNTFPFPEITKKQKEQINLHVFEVLEEREKHSGKTLAQLYDSNKMPKGLKGAHHQLDLAIERCYRLKPFESDTERLEYLFKEYEKMINKNTLMEKPKQTRKKKA is encoded by the coding sequence GTGAACGCATCTCAAATAGAAAAAAACGTCACCGCTTTAGTTGCAAACTTTAACAAAGAAGAATTTGTATTCGATTTGCTTCAAGCATACGGTATTTCTAAAACCTCGATAACTCGATTAAAAAAAGGCGATTTTAACTTATCTAATATAAAAGGTGAAGTGCTTTATAAAAGCAAAATGCTTTTTAAAGAAGTAGAATCTGGAACGCTACTTAACACTATTGATGAGTTAACCAAAGACCCTGAATCCTTAAAACATAACCCTCGTTTTGTAATTGTAACCGATTATAAAACACTTCTTGCAAAAGACATAAGAACTGGTTTAGCACTAGACACCCCTATTCTAGACATTCATAAACATTTTAGTTTCTTTTTACCTTGGGCAGGTCAAGAAAAATATTCTCAAAAAAATGAGAATTTTGCAGATAGGAAAGCCTCCTATAAAATGGCAAAACTCTATGATATTCTGGTTACTGAAAACCCTAATATTTATGATGATGGTGGTCACAACCTAAATATCTTTTTATCACGGTTACTCTTTTGCTTTTTTGCTGAAGACACCGATATTTTCCCTATTGAGGGTATGTTCACAGATACCTTGTCTCAACATACTAAAGAGGATGGCTCTGATGTGAATATTTTTTTAGATAGATTGTTTAAGGTGCTTAACACACAAGACAATAGCAAGGAAGCATCACATTTTAAAGAATTCCCATATGTAAATGGTGGACTATTTAAAGATACTATTGTGTCTCCAAAATTCACTAAAGAAGCACGCAAGATTATTATGGAGTGCGCCGACCTAAATTGGAGCGAAATAAACCCAGATATTTTTGGTTCCATGATACAAGCGGTGGTAAATCCTGCTTATCGTAGTGGTTTAGGGATGCATTATACCTCTGTGCCTAATATTATGAAGGTGATAGAGCCTTTATTTTTAAACGAATTGTATGAAGAGTTTGAAAAACACAAAGACAATACCAAAAAATTACGCCAATTAATTTACAGACTATCCAAACTAAAAATATTCGACCCTGCTTGTGGTAGCGGTAATTTTTTAATTATTGCCTACAAGGAATTGCGAAAGTTAGAAATAAAAATTTGGCAACAAATAAATGAGTTAGAGCCGCAATACTCATTTGTATTTACCGAAGTTAAACTCTCCCAATTTTACGGTATAGAGTTAGACGATTTTGCACACGAAATGGCCATCCTCTCCTTATGGTTAGCAGAACACCAAATGAACAAGTTTTTTATTGATGAATTATTTGATTTTGGTAAAGCCAAACCTATTTTACCTTTAAAAGAAGCGGGGCATATTACACAAGGGAATGCCATTCGAATTGATTGGAAAGCAGTTTGTCCAATTGATTTAGTGGATGAAGTTTTTATACTTGGCAATCCACCTTACTATGGTACTCGAAATCAAAAGAAAGAGCACAAACAAGATATGGCTTTTGTCTTTAGAGGCTTAAAAAATTATAAATCACTTGATTATATATCTGCTTGGTTTTATATAGCATCTCAATATATAAATTCCTTTAATGCAAAATACGCTTTCGTAACAACAAATTCCATATGTCAAGGCGACCAATTAAGTATATTATGGAATAACTTATTGAATAATAAAGAAATATTCTTTGCTTATGAAGCTTTTAAGTGGACAAATAATGCAAAAGGGAATGCTGGCGTAACTGTTGTTGTTATTGGAATTAGAAATCTTTCAAAAGATGATAAATATATATTAAACGGGAAAACAAAGAAACTTGTTCAAAATATTAATGCTTATTTAGTCGATGGTCCTAATATTCAAGTTGGTAGAATGACAAATTCAATTAGTAATTTACCGAAAATGATAAAAGGAAGTATCCCAGCCGATGGAGGTTTTTTATTATTAGAGGAAACAGAATATTATAAACTATCCAAAAATGAAAAGTTAAAACCTATAATAAAAGAATTTATTGGTGCTCAAGAATTGATAAAAGATATTAAACGATGGTGTTTATATATAACTGAAGATAATATTGAAGATATTATTAACGAAAAAGAAATTGAAAGAAGACTTCTTGGTGTCAAAAAAATGAGAGAAGCGAGTACAAAGATTGCAACAATTCAGTTAGCTGAAACTCCTTATAAGTTTGCAGAAGATAGATATTATTCTCAACCTTGCTTACTAATACCTTGTGTTACTTCGGAAGAAAGAGATTATATACCTATTGGTTTTATAGAAGAAGGCCCAGTTATTTATGCTTCAGCTCAAGCTGTTTATAACCCTGAACCTTGGTTGTTTGGTGTAATCAACTCAAAAATGCATATGTGTTGGGTTAAAACAGTTGGTGGTAGATTAGATAGTCGAATACGCTATTCTTCATCTATTTGCTATAATACCTTTCCCTTTCCAGAAATCACTAAAAAACAAAAAGAACAAATTAATCTGCACGTTTTTGAAGTGTTAGAAGAAAGAGAAAAACATTCAGGTAAAACGTTAGCACAGTTATATGACTCCAATAAAATGCCTAAAGGCTTAAAAGGAGCACATCATCAATTAGATTTAGCCATAGAGCGTTGTTATCGTTTAAAACCTTTTGAAAGTGATACAGAGCGTTTAGAATATCTTTTTAAGGAATATGAAAAAATGATAAATAAAAATACATTGATGGAGAAGCCAAAACAAACACGTAAAAAGAAAGCCTAA
- a CDS encoding nucleotidyl transferase AbiEii/AbiGii toxin family protein codes for MNNYKNQVRLLLSVIPEVAKEKCFALHGGTAINLFVRDMPRLSVDIDLTYIPIEDRITSFTKINNALDEIKRRLNIIFPNLLVVHEKDKLKLQISNKDALIKIEVNQGIRGLIGDTSALVLCDKAQEDFDAFCSIQGVSFGQLYGGKIVAALDRQHPRDLFDVKDLLENEGFTEEIKVGFLFTLLSSKRPIKEILFPNLINQEQAFANQFMGMTEQPFSYADFEQTRKKLIEVVQVGLTKSDKNFIINFKNASPDWSVYYFEKFPAIQWKFQNLLALKENNPEKHNSNLKELESLLMG; via the coding sequence ATGAATAATTATAAAAACCAAGTACGTTTACTATTAAGCGTAATTCCTGAGGTAGCAAAAGAAAAGTGTTTTGCGCTTCATGGAGGAACTGCTATCAATTTATTTGTAAGGGATATGCCTAGGTTGTCAGTTGATATTGATTTAACATATATACCTATAGAAGATAGAATAACGTCTTTTACTAAAATTAATAATGCTTTAGATGAAATAAAGAGACGTCTGAATATAATTTTTCCAAATTTATTGGTAGTACATGAAAAAGACAAACTAAAATTACAAATAAGTAATAAAGATGCTTTAATTAAAATTGAAGTAAATCAAGGTATCAGGGGCTTGATAGGTGATACTAGTGCTTTGGTTTTATGTGATAAAGCGCAAGAAGATTTCGATGCCTTTTGTTCAATTCAAGGAGTATCGTTTGGACAGTTGTATGGTGGAAAAATAGTGGCAGCATTGGATAGACAACATCCAAGAGATTTATTTGATGTAAAGGATTTACTAGAAAATGAAGGATTTACAGAAGAAATAAAAGTAGGGTTCTTGTTCACATTGTTAAGCAGTAAAAGACCTATTAAAGAAATACTATTTCCTAATTTGATAAATCAAGAACAAGCTTTTGCAAACCAATTTATGGGTATGACAGAACAACCTTTTTCGTATGCGGATTTTGAGCAAACTCGAAAAAAACTAATTGAAGTTGTACAAGTAGGACTAACTAAAAGTGATAAAAATTTTATAATAAATTTTAAAAATGCTTCCCCTGATTGGAGTGTTTATTATTTTGAAAAGTTTCCAGCCATACAATGGAAGTTTCAAAACTTGCTAGCACTTAAGGAAAATAATCCGGAAAAGCATAACTCCAATTTGAAGGAACTAGAAAGTTTACTTATGGGTTAA
- a CDS encoding ABC transporter permease: MPLVYEMTYKIKQFFIEVGELSHFAGRFFKEVLKPPYEFKELLRQCYQIGVRSLLLVAITGFIIGLVLTLQSRPTLLQFGAVSWMPNMVGISIVREIGPVITALICAGRIASGIGAELGSMRVTEQIDAMEVSGTNPFKYLVVTRIVATTLMLPLLVIFGDLIALYGSALVENLKGDVSFLLYFNTVFDALTFGDLIPATIKSFLFGFVIGLVGCFKGYFSSKGTAGVGIAANTAVVMASLLLFIVDFIAVFVTDIFYEL; the protein is encoded by the coding sequence ATGCCTTTGGTATACGAAATGACGTATAAAATAAAGCAATTCTTTATAGAAGTTGGTGAATTGTCTCATTTCGCAGGTCGTTTTTTTAAAGAAGTACTCAAACCTCCCTATGAATTTAAAGAACTGTTACGTCAATGTTATCAAATAGGCGTTCGGTCTTTATTATTAGTGGCAATCACAGGATTCATTATTGGTTTGGTACTTACGCTACAATCACGACCCACTTTACTTCAATTTGGAGCCGTCTCTTGGATGCCTAATATGGTAGGTATTTCTATTGTGAGAGAAATTGGCCCGGTAATAACAGCTTTAATTTGTGCTGGGCGCATTGCATCGGGCATAGGTGCAGAATTAGGTTCCATGCGCGTTACTGAACAAATAGATGCTATGGAAGTTTCAGGTACCAATCCGTTTAAATATTTAGTCGTCACTCGAATAGTAGCAACGACCTTAATGTTGCCGTTATTAGTAATTTTTGGCGATTTAATTGCTTTATATGGTTCAGCACTAGTGGAGAATTTAAAGGGTGATGTTTCCTTTCTGCTGTACTTCAATACTGTATTTGATGCTTTAACTTTTGGCGATTTAATTCCCGCTACGATAAAATCGTTCTTATTTGGTTTTGTGATTGGGCTTGTGGGTTGTTTTAAAGGGTATTTCTCAAGTAAAGGAACTGCAGGCGTGGGTATTGCGGCAAATACAGCCGTAGTAATGGCATCTTTACTGCTTTTTATTGTTGATTTTATTGCCGTTTTCGTTACTGATATTTTTTATGAACTATAA
- a CDS encoding L,D-transpeptidase has translation MSRDIRIRDYFMYMDSLVHHYDTLVPYSFSEHLLVRYNPWIIDTLANTDYYRMAARDSFIYDQRNMVVLAKGNILHIPDSLSACKLLQQFEDTEIDVNIPEYKLRLFQDSTLKYTFPVRVGQDRKRFLAFGNRETDLRTKEGKGSIIKHVKNPDFYNPVDGKQFYLTKRDDGNTTLMPQIPWIETQINGLRNGQMIHPTTNPKTLEKAYSNGCIGTKEADAWIIYYYAPLGTKITIRYDLNTYEEGRVVNILKDIYKKE, from the coding sequence GTGTCTCGTGATATAAGGATCAGGGATTATTTTATGTATATGGATTCATTGGTGCATCATTATGATACTTTAGTTCCTTATTCTTTTTCTGAGCATCTTTTAGTTCGTTACAATCCATGGATTATAGACACACTTGCAAATACTGACTATTACCGCATGGCAGCTCGTGATTCATTTATTTACGATCAGCGTAACATGGTTGTTTTAGCTAAAGGGAATATCTTACACATACCAGATTCTTTATCAGCTTGTAAATTACTGCAACAATTTGAGGACACAGAAATTGATGTAAATATACCTGAATACAAACTCAGACTATTTCAAGATTCTACCTTAAAATATACATTTCCCGTTCGTGTGGGTCAAGATAGAAAACGTTTTCTTGCTTTTGGCAATAGAGAAACAGATTTACGTACAAAAGAGGGGAAGGGTTCTATTATAAAGCATGTAAAAAATCCAGATTTTTATAATCCAGTGGATGGTAAACAATTTTATCTTACCAAAAGAGATGATGGCAACACAACATTAATGCCTCAGATTCCTTGGATAGAAACACAAATAAATGGCCTTAGAAACGGTCAAATGATTCACCCAACGACCAATCCTAAAACTTTAGAAAAGGCATATTCTAATGGCTGTATTGGAACAAAAGAAGCAGATGCCTGGATTATCTATTATTACGCTCCACTAGGTACTAAAATTACAATTCGCTATGATTTAAATACCTACGAAGAGGGTAGGGTTGTAAATATTCTAAAAGATATTTATAAGAAAGAATAG
- a CDS encoding ABC transporter ATP-binding protein produces MEAKTKRIQANDSIDEREVVIAIKNLSKRFGDNVVLDGFNLTLHKGENLVIMGKSGSGKSVMIKCLIGLMEPDSGYIEVLGKEIATLDQKTLDELRSEIGFLFQGSALYDSMTVRENLEFPMRRHKGKLGDIADTTPLVLEALENVGLAHAIDLMPVELSGGMKRRVALARTLILKPKVILYDEPTSGLDPITSKEIIELMRSIQKKYGTSSLIITHDVDCARVISERMILLVDGLNYAEGTYAELSAHKDPKVEAFFKK; encoded by the coding sequence ATGGAAGCTAAAACAAAACGCATACAAGCAAATGACAGCATCGATGAACGCGAGGTAGTCATTGCTATTAAAAATCTAAGTAAAAGGTTTGGTGATAACGTTGTTTTAGATGGTTTTAATTTAACCCTACACAAAGGAGAGAATTTGGTAATCATGGGAAAATCGGGCTCTGGAAAATCAGTAATGATAAAATGTTTGATAGGGCTTATGGAACCTGATTCTGGTTATATTGAAGTTTTAGGCAAAGAAATAGCCACTTTAGATCAGAAAACTTTAGATGAATTGCGCTCAGAAATAGGTTTCCTTTTTCAAGGTAGTGCATTGTATGATTCTATGACGGTTCGAGAAAATTTAGAATTTCCAATGCGTAGGCATAAGGGAAAACTAGGTGATATAGCTGACACTACGCCTTTGGTTCTGGAGGCTTTAGAAAATGTAGGTTTGGCACATGCCATAGATTTAATGCCGGTGGAACTTTCTGGTGGGATGAAAAGACGTGTTGCGCTGGCGAGAACTCTTATTCTAAAACCAAAAGTAATTTTGTATGATGAACCTACCAGTGGTTTAGACCCAATTACATCAAAAGAGATTATTGAGTTGATGCGCAGTATCCAAAAGAAATACGGTACGTCATCATTAATAATAACACACGATGTAGATTGCGCACGAGTAATTTCAGAGCGAATGATTTTATTGGTAGACGGATTAAATTATGCAGAAGGCACTTATGCTGAATTATCAGCACATAAAGACCCGAAGGTAGAAGCTTTCTTTAAAAAATAA